The Lathyrus oleraceus cultivar Zhongwan6 chromosome 5, CAAS_Psat_ZW6_1.0, whole genome shotgun sequence genome includes the window TGCTGGCAACTTGGCATCCGGAGGTGCTGCTGGTGCCTCATCCCTCTTGTTTGTTTACTCACTCGACTATGCCCGTACCCGTCTTGCCAATGATTCTAAGGCAGCTAAGAAGGGTGGAGAAAGACAATTCAATGGTCTTGTCGATGTCTACAAGAAGACCCTCGCAACTGATGGAGTTGCTGGGCTTTACCGTGGTTTCAACATCTCCTGTGTTGGAATCATTGTGTACCGTGGTCTCTACTTTGGAATGTACGATTCCCTCAAACCAGTTCTTCTGACTGGAAAATTGCAGGTTAGTACTTGTTGCCTCAATTAACATGATATTAACTTTATTCGATCAGTTGCTGAAAGGTTTTTACATTGCTTTTGATATTACAGGATAGCTTTTTCGCCAGTTTTGGACTCGGATGGCTCATCACCAATGGTGCTGGTCTAGCCTCATACCCAATTGACACAGTTAGGAGAAGAATGATGATGACATCAGGAGAAGCTGTCAAGTACAAGAGTTCCTTGGATGCATTCCAACAAATCCTGAAGAACGAGGGAGCTAAGTCATTGTTCAAGGGAGCTGGTGCTAACATCCTCCGTGCCGTTGCTGGTGCTGGTGTGCTTGCTGGTTATGACAAGTTGCAGGTTCTTGTTTTCGGCAAGAAATATGGATCTGGTGGAGCTTAATTATTTTTAGTGTCTTTTAAGTCAAATTTATTGTTTTTAGATGGCGATGAAAATCATTTATGTTCCGAGAGTTTAGACTAATTGCTGCAGCAaattttgtttaataaatttaCTCGGTGGGATGCTCCCAAACTCTTTTAtgttttggttggaaagttgAAATTGAAAGCATGATTTATTGGAGTGGCAGGATAAGTAACTGTCACTTGGAATTTCTGTTTTTTAATGTTTTGAAATATATCTTATATTCTGTTCTATTTCCAGAATAAAATGCCAATGAGTGTATTTTCATACCGATGTGATAAATTTGAATCTGATGTCCAAATTGATATATATTCAGTCAACAGAATACCGGTATGATAAGGTTGTCTGGTTTTAATGTTTTGATTCCAGGAGAAGTGTTAGTTATTCCTTCATTTTACTTGTTATCCTCTCGTTATTATCAAATATGTGCGGTTCAAGCCTCATTCCTTGTTGCACTTTTTGTTAGTGTTTTTGGTCTGCAAATTGGAATTTTTCAAAACCCGTTATAGGAAGACATAGTGAGTTATTAACTAGCATTAGTGCGGTAAAATTGCATCAAGTGAAAAC containing:
- the LOC127085565 gene encoding ADP,ATP carrier protein 1, mitochondrial, which encodes MVDQHPTIMEKVTGQIHRRSGVSSGYGGSFRQPAMFQKYSYGNYSNAALAPACRTTVDLSSVATNASPMFVAAPAEKSHFLIDFLMGGVSAAVSKTAAAPIERVKLLIQNQDEMIKAGRLSEPYKGIGDCFKRTTADEGLVALWRGNTANVIRYFPTQALNFAFKDYFKRLFNFKKDRDGYWKWFAGNLASGGAAGASSLLFVYSLDYARTRLANDSKAAKKGGERQFNGLVDVYKKTLATDGVAGLYRGFNISCVGIIVYRGLYFGMYDSLKPVLLTGKLQDSFFASFGLGWLITNGAGLASYPIDTVRRRMMMTSGEAVKYKSSLDAFQQILKNEGAKSLFKGAGANILRAVAGAGVLAGYDKLQVLVFGKKYGSGGA